A stretch of Paenibacillus peoriae DNA encodes these proteins:
- a CDS encoding molybdopterin molybdotransferase MoeA: MNHTSLNAEKFQRKAVQVEEAQSRIASHVKQGEREDVGLEQAHGRYLAMDLTAPHPYPRFRRSGMDGYAILASDTEVCSTGQEIWLHVIDEIPCGTVSDKRVETGMAARIMTGAQLPEGADTVVMLEATQLREENGQTYVGLKKRMEVGKNVTQIGHEIKEGQLLLSKGTCVGAGHVSVLATFGVHRVPVYRKPRVAVFSTGSELLAVDEPLQPGKIRNSNTYMLASQIREAGGEPFILQAIHDDLSLARTSVREAIAAYDIVVTSGGVSVGDFDIMGDLVRQEDVNMLFNKVTMRPGSVTTAAVIDGKLLFALSGNPGACFVGCELFVRPTIQMMLSSAHPYLQTWTAKLGADYTKVNNYTRFVRSSLEIRGGQVYAIPARADESSVMVTIKDSDCLIVIPPTTEGLRKGEEVRVLVLQGGQVT; the protein is encoded by the coding sequence ATGAATCATACATCATTAAACGCAGAAAAATTCCAGCGTAAAGCAGTTCAGGTGGAAGAGGCACAAAGCAGGATAGCTAGTCATGTTAAACAGGGTGAAAGGGAGGACGTAGGGCTTGAGCAAGCACATGGTCGCTATCTGGCGATGGATTTGACTGCGCCACATCCGTATCCCCGCTTTCGTCGTTCTGGTATGGACGGCTATGCGATCCTTGCCTCGGACACTGAAGTCTGTTCGACCGGTCAGGAAATCTGGCTACACGTGATTGATGAAATTCCTTGTGGCACTGTATCGGACAAGCGGGTGGAGACGGGAATGGCAGCCCGCATCATGACAGGAGCACAACTACCTGAAGGAGCGGACACGGTGGTTATGCTGGAGGCGACACAGCTGCGTGAGGAAAATGGACAGACATATGTTGGCTTAAAGAAGCGTATGGAAGTTGGCAAAAATGTGACACAAATTGGTCATGAGATTAAGGAAGGTCAGCTTTTGCTCAGTAAGGGAACTTGCGTGGGAGCGGGGCATGTCTCAGTACTGGCTACTTTTGGTGTACATCGGGTGCCTGTTTACAGGAAGCCAAGGGTGGCTGTCTTTTCCACAGGGTCAGAATTGCTCGCAGTGGATGAGCCGTTACAACCGGGAAAAATTCGAAACAGTAATACATATATGCTGGCTTCTCAAATCAGAGAGGCAGGAGGAGAGCCGTTCATTTTACAAGCCATTCATGATGATTTGAGTCTTGCCCGTACCTCTGTACGTGAAGCCATAGCTGCCTATGATATCGTGGTCACGAGTGGAGGAGTATCGGTGGGGGATTTTGATATTATGGGTGACCTGGTACGACAGGAAGATGTGAATATGCTGTTCAACAAAGTTACGATGCGTCCAGGAAGTGTGACCACAGCCGCAGTGATTGACGGCAAGCTGTTATTTGCGCTTTCAGGCAACCCCGGTGCGTGCTTTGTAGGCTGTGAGCTGTTTGTACGGCCGACGATCCAAATGATGTTATCTTCGGCACATCCATATTTACAAACCTGGACGGCGAAGTTAGGCGCAGATTATACGAAGGTAAACAACTATACACGCTTTGTACGCAGCTCTTTGGAGATACGTGGTGGACAAGTATACGCGATTCCTGCGCGAGCAGATGAATCTAGTGTCATGGTGACCATTAAGGACAGCGACTGTCTGATCGTGATTCCTCCTACAACAGAAGGATTACGCAAAGGTGAAGAGGTGCGAGTACTGGTATTACAAGGTGGACAGGTAACGTGA
- a CDS encoding helix-turn-helix domain-containing protein codes for MVADKNENVTCTSFYTIKMARLASGYSELIACNILGMSMNELKHIEEDSSDLTIARAQQMSSLYEVSIDSIYFGKININ; via the coding sequence ATGGTTGCAGATAAAAATGAAAATGTAACTTGCACTAGCTTTTATACAATAAAGATGGCACGACTCGCTTCAGGATATAGTGAGTTAATAGCTTGCAATATACTTGGTATGTCAATGAATGAATTAAAACATATAGAGGAAGATTCATCCGATTTAACAATAGCTCGAGCACAGCAAATGTCCTCGTTATATGAGGTTTCAATAGATTCAATCTATTTCGGAAAAATTAATATAAACTAA
- a CDS encoding helix-turn-helix transcriptional regulator — protein sequence MQKLTRGKCLLKEELKSHGRTQSWLARRTGYSRQQISNWIAGRDKMSFEAAVLISRILECKAEDLYEWELA from the coding sequence GTGCAAAAACTTACTCGGGGGAAATGCCTTTTGAAAGAGGAACTCAAATCTCATGGACGCACTCAATCATGGCTCGCCCGACGAACTGGATATTCGCGGCAACAAATATCCAACTGGATCGCGGGACGTGACAAAATGTCATTCGAGGCGGCAGTCCTCATTTCTAGGATATTGGAGTGTAAAGCTGAGGACTTATATGAGTGGGAACTTGCCTGA
- a CDS encoding accessory gene regulator ArgB-like protein → MLETLSRHIASEIKKADPDGPTSVEVMEYAIGIKITEISAVLMVAVIGWITGHFWGALLALATIMFVRRFSGGVHFSNLTLCVFFTTAICVTIPFVSLSLATILIINACSLLVFVLYAPNHFIYINKTKHHKYYKTICILVCILNFFIQSHIICLALIIQAFSILPLWKGGERKWIRNWREL, encoded by the coding sequence ATGCTAGAAACGCTATCGAGGCACATCGCATCAGAAATAAAGAAAGCTGATCCTGATGGACCCACAAGTGTTGAAGTGATGGAGTATGCGATTGGTATAAAAATTACCGAAATTTCAGCAGTGCTCATGGTCGCAGTTATAGGATGGATAACAGGACATTTTTGGGGGGCATTACTAGCTCTGGCTACGATCATGTTTGTAAGGAGATTTTCAGGAGGGGTACACTTCAGCAACCTTACACTTTGTGTCTTCTTTACAACGGCCATATGTGTAACTATACCTTTTGTCTCTTTAAGTTTAGCAACGATTTTGATAATTAACGCTTGTTCATTATTAGTGTTTGTACTATATGCTCCCAATCATTTTATCTATATTAATAAGACCAAACATCACAAATATTATAAAACGATATGTATTTTAGTTTGCATATTAAATTTTTTTATACAATCTCACATAATATGTTTAGCTTTAATTATACAAGCATTCAGTATTCTTCCTTTATGGAAAGGAGGTGAGCGAAAATGGATAAGAAATTGGCGAGAGCTTTAA
- the mobB gene encoding molybdopterin-guanine dinucleotide biosynthesis protein B: MNTKHPFVCQIVGFKNTGKTTFLGGLIRYVQKSGLRVAVIKHDGHEFEMDHEGTDTYKHRQAGAEGVAIVSAGRTAILEENSQPVTSLIRHFQAYDCVLLEGFKQEDYPKLVMVKEQSDAQLTDKLTNVQGVAVWEHQMDWAQHHYSDEMIQIFPAEANGPAGRWLLEQIQKQIEGMRNKQG; encoded by the coding sequence GTGAATACGAAACATCCATTTGTATGTCAAATCGTCGGATTCAAAAATACGGGGAAAACGACCTTTCTCGGAGGGTTAATTCGTTATGTGCAGAAGTCAGGTCTACGCGTAGCAGTGATCAAGCATGATGGACATGAATTTGAAATGGATCATGAGGGTACTGATACGTATAAGCACCGACAGGCGGGTGCTGAAGGCGTAGCTATTGTTTCGGCTGGAAGAACAGCTATTTTAGAGGAGAATAGTCAGCCTGTCACCAGTCTGATACGGCATTTTCAGGCCTATGATTGTGTGTTGCTGGAAGGCTTCAAGCAGGAGGATTATCCGAAGCTGGTCATGGTTAAGGAACAATCGGATGCTCAGCTTACCGATAAGCTGACAAATGTACAGGGGGTAGCGGTTTGGGAGCATCAAATGGATTGGGCTCAACATCACTACTCAGATGAAATGATACAAATATTTCCTGCTGAGGCCAACGGACCCGCAGGCCGCTGGCTACTCGAACAGATTCAAAAGCAGATAGAAGGAATGAGGAATAAGCAGGGGTGA